In Polaromonas sp. JS666, one genomic interval encodes:
- the cqsA gene encoding alpha-hydroxyketone-type quorum-sensing autoinducer synthase, translating into MQVLERKPDLSPKIYREPPLLPGLRERLDKQFMPHWNTQWGGKCILHGRNPGPDSIRLDGNDYLNISGHPEIVSAQIATLRRDNDSVIQSGAFLLDAHPSRRLEASMAAWIGKEDGFICQSGYAANVGLLQAIADEKTPVYLDTLAHTSLWEGVRAARAPAHPFRHNDPAHLSRMIARNGPGVVVVDSVYSTTGALCPLVEMVEVAEQHGCTILVDESHSLGTHGPQGAGLCAELGLVDRVHFITASLAKAFAGRAGFFTVPAELRYYVLHHSYPNIFSSCLLPHEIAGLAATLDVIRASDEARERLHINTQRLRASLSDMGYPIHQGSQQIISLEAGTEPDTMVLRDRLEERQLFGAIFCAPATSRNRAMVRLTLNAGLTASELDRIEKVAREVAPLVKPWDWPIARRARAGQAEI; encoded by the coding sequence ATGCAAGTTCTTGAACGCAAGCCAGACCTTTCCCCCAAGATCTATCGTGAACCACCGCTGCTGCCGGGCCTGCGCGAGCGTCTGGACAAGCAGTTCATGCCGCACTGGAACACTCAGTGGGGCGGCAAGTGCATTCTGCACGGACGCAACCCGGGACCCGACTCCATTCGGCTCGATGGCAACGATTACCTCAACATCTCCGGGCATCCCGAGATCGTCAGCGCACAGATTGCCACTTTGCGCCGCGACAATGACAGCGTGATCCAGTCGGGCGCCTTCCTGCTCGATGCGCATCCTTCCCGCCGGCTCGAGGCCTCCATGGCCGCGTGGATTGGCAAGGAGGATGGCTTCATCTGCCAGTCCGGCTATGCCGCCAACGTCGGTTTGCTGCAGGCCATTGCCGACGAGAAGACGCCGGTGTATCTCGACACCCTGGCCCATACCTCGCTCTGGGAGGGTGTGCGTGCCGCGCGTGCGCCGGCCCATCCGTTTCGTCACAACGACCCGGCCCACCTCTCACGCATGATTGCCCGCAACGGGCCTGGCGTGGTGGTGGTGGATTCTGTGTACAGCACCACCGGCGCCCTGTGCCCGCTGGTGGAGATGGTGGAGGTGGCCGAGCAGCACGGCTGCACCATCCTGGTTGATGAGTCGCATTCGCTGGGCACCCATGGCCCGCAGGGGGCCGGCCTGTGCGCCGAGCTCGGGCTGGTAGACCGCGTGCATTTCATCACCGCCAGCCTGGCCAAGGCCTTTGCGGGGCGGGCCGGCTTCTTCACGGTGCCGGCCGAGTTGCGCTACTACGTGCTGCACCACAGCTATCCCAATATCTTCAGCTCCTGCCTGCTGCCCCATGAAATCGCTGGACTGGCGGCCACGCTGGATGTCATTCGCGCCAGCGACGAGGCGCGTGAGCGCTTGCATATCAACACGCAGCGCCTGCGTGCCAGCCTGTCGGACATGGGTTACCCGATTCACCAGGGCAGCCAGCAGATCATTTCGCTGGAGGCCGGGACCGAGCCGGACACCATGGTGCTGCGCGACCGGCTCGAGGAGCGCCAGCTGTTCGGTGCCATCTTCTGTGCGCCGGCCACCAGCCGCAACCGCGCCATGGTCAGGCTGACGCTCAATGCCGGCCTGACAGCCTCGGAGCTGGACCGGATCGAGAAGGTAGCGCGGGAAGTGGCGCCGCTCGTCAAACCCTGGGACTGGCCGATTGCGCGGCGTGCGCGCGCCGGCCAGGCTGAAATCTAG